Below is a window of Microtus ochrogaster isolate Prairie Vole_2 chromosome 5, MicOch1.0, whole genome shotgun sequence DNA.
TTGCAGACCCAGACCTCCCAGAAAAGTCCTGAAGAGGACAGCATTGCAGACCCAGACTTCACACAATTTCCCTCCCAGACTGACACTAGCCAAAACCAAAAAGTAGCCATTGACAATCGGTATAACCAAATGGATCTTTCAAAGCAAGTTTTGTCAAATGACCAAGTTTCAAACCCCAGGTCCAGTCAAGGCACCACAAGTAAAGTAGCAGGCTGAGAATCATTGGCCCTGCAAGGCAGCCCCATCCCTGCTAGAGGTACAGGGTTAAGGAACAAGggaagaagccgggcggtggtggcacacgcacgcctttaatcccagcactcgggaggcacagcaggcgtatctctgtgagttcgagactagccgatctacagagctagttccaggacaggatccaaagccacagagaaaccctgtctcgaaaaaccaaaaaaaaataaataaataaaaaatggaacaAGGGAAGTATTTGatcctgtgagtgctggggtgaGAACCAAAAATCCAAGAGACCCCACCCTCcacaagaagagagggagggtatCCAACAGCCTTGGCTGATAGAGAACTCTGTTCCTTTTCTACCATTCAAACAACACACTTTGGAGGATGCAGTTCTTTATTGGAATATTTTCAATTGTGTTTGCAAACATTAACACTGGAGGAAAACAAAGTCTTATTCCATTGGAGCCTGCTGGGTAGCAGGCTCAGCGACCTCTACCTGAGCCTTAGCGACCCTCACAGGAGACAGCTGGGTGGAGGCCTCATCAACCTCCTCAAGAAGACACTGGGTCTCATCCTCTGGAGAAAGGTCCTCCTCTGTGTCAGAAGAAAAGCAGTGGAGGGACTCCGGTAAGGACAGTCACCCTTGGGACCGTGGGGGGCCAAAGGTTCCCAAACACAGGGATATCTGGCCTCCTACAACTTTTCTGAGACCCACTTTCCCCAGGGGATCCCTCCCAAGGAGCCAAAGTTTGTGGAGTAATACAGGCCTATAACGCCCAGTCCCCATACCTTGCCTCATTTGCGGGCGGAAATAGTTAACCAAGTTGGAAATCATCTGGGAAACGTCTTCTTGGTAATAAGGAGGCCCAAATATCAAAATCTCTGCATCCTCTTCAGGATGCCAATGGTTCACTTGAAGCAAGGTACGTGATGTACTCTCGACATGTGGGATGTACTCTCCATCCTTGCCTGAGCAGGGAACAGGAGGAACATGAGGGTGAGGTGGCTCCCACTTTTTGGCACATTCATTCAGAAGTTGAGGCGGCTGGATagaggtggcacaggcctgggGCCACAGCCACTGGACAGGCTCTCTCTATAGGACATTCTCAGGCAGAGGAGTCAGGAAAAGGTTACCTCTTGCCTTCCCTCCCCAGGTCACTCACCAAANNNNNNNNNNNNNNNNNNNNNNNNNNNNNNNNNNNNNNNNNNNNNNNNNNNNNNNNNNNNNNNNNNNNNNNNNNNNNNNNNNNNNNNNNNNNNNNNNNNNNNNNNNNNNNNNNNNNNNNNNNNNNNNNNNNNNNNNNNNNNNNNNNNNNNNNNNNNNNNNNNNNNNNNNNNNNNNNNNNNNNNNNNNNNNNNNNNNNNNNNNNNNNNNNNNNNNNNNNNNNNNNNNNNNNNNNNNNNNNNNNNNNNNNNNNNNNNNNNNNNNNNNNNNNNNNNNNNNNNNNNNNNNNNNNNNNNNNNNNNNNNNNNNNNNNNNNNNNNNNNNNNNNNNNNNNNNNNNNNNNNNNNNNNNNNNNNNNNNNNNNNNNNNNNNNNNNNNNNNNNNNNNNNNNNNNNNNNNNNNNNNNNNNNNNNNNNNNNNNNNNNNNNNNNNNNNNNNNNNNNNNNNNNNNNNNNNNNNNNNNNNNNNNNNNNNNNNNNNNNNNNNNNNNNNNNNNNNNNNNNNNNNNNNNNNNNNNNNNNNNNNNNNNNNNNNNNNNNNNNNNNNNNNNNNNNNNNNNNNNNNNNNNNNNNNNNNNNNNNNNNNNNNNNNNNNNNNNNNNNNNNNNNNNNNNNNNNNNNNNNNNNNNNNNNNNNNNNNNNNNNNNNNNNNNNNNNNNNNNNaaaaaccaaaaaaaaaaaaaaataagtaaaatcaccTGTATCTATTTCCTTTGGTGCTGAGGTTCtagcccagggtcttgtgcatacACTTACCACTATGCTATATCCTATCCAGAGTAAAACTCTTCATTCACACCTATCTGGACCTATTCATTTACACACAGGCACAGGAACAAACCTGGTTCTTCATATCTA
It encodes the following:
- the LOC101981890 gene encoding KH domain-containing protein 3-like, whose protein sequence is MVPFKTYKSLVQLKHKEGTLFEVVGDSSTLPEWFRTEYLDDPKTLYVNPWFVEAIFGKDGEYIPHVESTSRTLLQVNHWHPEEDAEILIFGPPYYQEDVSQMISNLVNYFRPQMRQEEDLSPEDETQCLLEEVDEASTQLSPVRVAKAQVEVAEPATQQAPME